In Anser cygnoides isolate HZ-2024a breed goose chromosome Z, Taihu_goose_T2T_genome, whole genome shotgun sequence, a genomic segment contains:
- the FSD1L gene encoding FSD1-like protein isoform X3 — MDEQRETLQRIVSTLANKNDEIHNFIDMLNQTIRNVQVNSSKVIRELDEEFDALYSVLDEMKGTMANTIQQERAHKIQALHNQLSQCGSALESSEELLELAARTLNIMDPTEFSKAARQIKDRVTMASAFRISLKPSISDSMTHLMVDFSLERHALQALRFLPVPKAPEIDTAACLVADNCITVSWRMPEEDSRVDHFVLEYRKTNFDGFARVKDEQPWEVIDYIKDTEYTLSGLKFDKKYMNVRVQACNKAVAGEYSDPVTLETKAFLFNLDNTSSHLNLKVEDTYVEWEPTGGKGQEKVKGKENKGSGQYPVLKSNKSGAPSPKRTSIGTSPTAKGSRDRFTGESYTVLGDTTIESGQHYWEVRAQKDCKSYSVGVTYKNLGKFDQLGRTNSSWCIHINNWLQSTFSAKHNNKSKTLDIPIPDRIGVYCNFDGGQLMFYNANSKELLYAFRTKFTQPLLPGFMIWCGGLSVSTGLQVPSAVKTLQKSENGLNSSTCSLNSVAQ; from the exons ATGGACGAGCAGAGA GAGACTCTGCAAAGGATTGTCTCTACTCTAGCgaacaaaaatgatgaaattcACAACTTCATTGACATGCTGAACCAAACAATAAGAAACGTACAG GTAAACTCTTCTAAAGTGATCCGTGAGTTGGATGAAGAATTTGATGCTCTGTATTCAGTGCTGGATGAGATGAAGGGGACTATGGCCAACACTATTCAGCAAGAAAGGGCTCATAAAATTCAAGCTCTGCAT aatCAGCTTAGCCAGTGTGGCAGTGCCCTCGAGagttctgaagagctgctggaaCTTGCTGCACGGACGCTGAATATAATGGACCCCACGGAATTCTCAAAG GCTGCCAGACAGATCAAAGATAG AGTCACAATGGCTTCAGCATTTCGCATCTCTCTGAAACCAAGCATCAGTGATAGTATGACTCATTTGATGGTGGACTTCTCCCTGGAACGGCATGCACTCCAGGCTCTAAGGTTTTTGCCAG TCCCTAAAGCTCCAGAGATAGATACAGCAGCGTGTCTGGTTGCTGATAACTGCATAACAGTATCATGGAGAATGCCTGAAGAAGACAGCAGAGTTGATCACTTTGTTCTAGAGTATAGGAAAACCAACTTTGATGGGTTTGCTCGAGTTAAGGATGAACAGCCTTGGGAAGTGATAGACTATATTAAAGACACTGAATATACATTATCAG GTCTGAAATTTgataaaaaatacatgaatgtTAGAGTACAAGCTTGCAAcaaagctgtggcaggggaATACTCAGATCCTGTGACTCTGGAAACCAAAG CATTTCTGTTCAATTTGGACAATACTTCATCTCATCTGAACTTGAAAGTTGAAGATACCTATGTTGAATGGGAACCTACTGGAGGCAAAGgtcaagaaaaagtaaaagggaaagaaaacaaaggcag TGGCCAGTATCCTGTCCTCAAGAGCAATAAAAG TGGTGCACCATCTCCAAAGAGGACTTCTATTGGCACAAGTCCCACAGCGAAGGGCAGCAGAGATCGTTTTACTGGTGAATCATACACAGTGTTAG GTGACACTACTATTGAAAGTGGACAGCATTACTGGGAGGTGAGAGCACAGAAGGACTGCAAATCCTACAGTGTAGGAGTGACATACAAAAACCTGGGGAAATTTGATCAGCTTGGAAGGACTAACTCAAGCTGGTGTATCCACATCAACAACTGGCTGCAAAGCaccttttctgcaaaacataataataaaagcaagacCCTAGACATACCTATTCCAGACAGAATAGGAGTGTACTGCAACTTCGATGGAG GTCAGCTCATGTTTTATAATGCAAACTCAAAGGAACTCCTGTATGCCTTCAGAACAAAGTTCACCCAACCATTATTACCAGGTTTCATG ATTTGGTGTGGTGGTCTTTCGGTAAGTACCGGTTTGCAGGTGCCAAGTGCAgtgaaaacacttcagaaaagtgaaaatggaTTGAATTCTTCAACTTGCAGTCTGAACAGTGTTGCCCAGTAA
- the FSD1L gene encoding FSD1-like protein isoform X5, with the protein MDEQRETLQRIVSTLANKNDEIHNFIDMLNQTIRNVQVNSSKVIRELDEEFDALYSVLDEMKGTMANTIQQERAHKIQALHNQLSQCGSALESSEELLELAARTLNIMDPTEFSKAARQIKDRVTMASAFRISLKPSISDSMTHLMVDFSLERHALQALRFLPVPKAPEIDTAACLVADNCITVSWRMPEEDSRVDHFVLEYRKTNFDGFARVKDEQPWEVIDYIKDTEYTLSGLKFDKKYMNVRVQACNKAVAGEYSDPVTLETKAFLFNLDNTSSHLNLKVEDTYVEWEPTGGKGQEKVKGKENKGSGAPSPKRTSIGTSPTAKGSRDRFTGESYTVLGDTTIESGQHYWEVRAQKDCKSYSVGVTYKNLGKFDQLGRTNSSWCIHINNWLQSTFSAKHNNKSKTLDIPIPDRIGVYCNFDGGQLMFYNANSKELLYAFRTKFTQPLLPGFMIWCGGLSVSTGLQVPSAVKTLQKSENGLNSSTCSLNSVAQ; encoded by the exons ATGGACGAGCAGAGA GAGACTCTGCAAAGGATTGTCTCTACTCTAGCgaacaaaaatgatgaaattcACAACTTCATTGACATGCTGAACCAAACAATAAGAAACGTACAG GTAAACTCTTCTAAAGTGATCCGTGAGTTGGATGAAGAATTTGATGCTCTGTATTCAGTGCTGGATGAGATGAAGGGGACTATGGCCAACACTATTCAGCAAGAAAGGGCTCATAAAATTCAAGCTCTGCAT aatCAGCTTAGCCAGTGTGGCAGTGCCCTCGAGagttctgaagagctgctggaaCTTGCTGCACGGACGCTGAATATAATGGACCCCACGGAATTCTCAAAG GCTGCCAGACAGATCAAAGATAG AGTCACAATGGCTTCAGCATTTCGCATCTCTCTGAAACCAAGCATCAGTGATAGTATGACTCATTTGATGGTGGACTTCTCCCTGGAACGGCATGCACTCCAGGCTCTAAGGTTTTTGCCAG TCCCTAAAGCTCCAGAGATAGATACAGCAGCGTGTCTGGTTGCTGATAACTGCATAACAGTATCATGGAGAATGCCTGAAGAAGACAGCAGAGTTGATCACTTTGTTCTAGAGTATAGGAAAACCAACTTTGATGGGTTTGCTCGAGTTAAGGATGAACAGCCTTGGGAAGTGATAGACTATATTAAAGACACTGAATATACATTATCAG GTCTGAAATTTgataaaaaatacatgaatgtTAGAGTACAAGCTTGCAAcaaagctgtggcaggggaATACTCAGATCCTGTGACTCTGGAAACCAAAG CATTTCTGTTCAATTTGGACAATACTTCATCTCATCTGAACTTGAAAGTTGAAGATACCTATGTTGAATGGGAACCTACTGGAGGCAAAGgtcaagaaaaagtaaaagggaaagaaaacaaaggcag TGGTGCACCATCTCCAAAGAGGACTTCTATTGGCACAAGTCCCACAGCGAAGGGCAGCAGAGATCGTTTTACTGGTGAATCATACACAGTGTTAG GTGACACTACTATTGAAAGTGGACAGCATTACTGGGAGGTGAGAGCACAGAAGGACTGCAAATCCTACAGTGTAGGAGTGACATACAAAAACCTGGGGAAATTTGATCAGCTTGGAAGGACTAACTCAAGCTGGTGTATCCACATCAACAACTGGCTGCAAAGCaccttttctgcaaaacataataataaaagcaagacCCTAGACATACCTATTCCAGACAGAATAGGAGTGTACTGCAACTTCGATGGAG GTCAGCTCATGTTTTATAATGCAAACTCAAAGGAACTCCTGTATGCCTTCAGAACAAAGTTCACCCAACCATTATTACCAGGTTTCATG ATTTGGTGTGGTGGTCTTTCGGTAAGTACCGGTTTGCAGGTGCCAAGTGCAgtgaaaacacttcagaaaagtgaaaatggaTTGAATTCTTCAACTTGCAGTCTGAACAGTGTTGCCCAGTAA
- the FSD1L gene encoding FSD1-like protein isoform X4, which yields MDEQRETLQRIVSTLANKNDEIHNFIDMLNQTIRNVQVNSSKVIRELDEEFDALYSVLDEMKGTMANTIQQERAHKIQALHNQLSQCGSALESSEELLELAARTLNIMDPTEFSKAARQIKDRVTMASAFRISLKPSISDSMTHLMVDFSLERHALQALRFLPVPKAPEIDTAACLVADNCITVSWRMPEEDSRVDHFVLEYRKTNFDGFARVKDEQPWEVIDYIKDTEYTLSGLKFDKKYMNVRVQACNKAVAGEYSDPVTLETKAFLFNLDNTSSHLNLKVEDTYVEWEPTGGKGQEKVKGKENKGRSGAPSPKRTSIGTSPTAKGSRDRFTGESYTVLGDTTIESGQHYWEVRAQKDCKSYSVGVTYKNLGKFDQLGRTNSSWCIHINNWLQSTFSAKHNNKSKTLDIPIPDRIGVYCNFDGGQLMFYNANSKELLYAFRTKFTQPLLPGFMIWCGGLSVSTGLQVPSAVKTLQKSENGLNSSTCSLNSVAQ from the exons ATGGACGAGCAGAGA GAGACTCTGCAAAGGATTGTCTCTACTCTAGCgaacaaaaatgatgaaattcACAACTTCATTGACATGCTGAACCAAACAATAAGAAACGTACAG GTAAACTCTTCTAAAGTGATCCGTGAGTTGGATGAAGAATTTGATGCTCTGTATTCAGTGCTGGATGAGATGAAGGGGACTATGGCCAACACTATTCAGCAAGAAAGGGCTCATAAAATTCAAGCTCTGCAT aatCAGCTTAGCCAGTGTGGCAGTGCCCTCGAGagttctgaagagctgctggaaCTTGCTGCACGGACGCTGAATATAATGGACCCCACGGAATTCTCAAAG GCTGCCAGACAGATCAAAGATAG AGTCACAATGGCTTCAGCATTTCGCATCTCTCTGAAACCAAGCATCAGTGATAGTATGACTCATTTGATGGTGGACTTCTCCCTGGAACGGCATGCACTCCAGGCTCTAAGGTTTTTGCCAG TCCCTAAAGCTCCAGAGATAGATACAGCAGCGTGTCTGGTTGCTGATAACTGCATAACAGTATCATGGAGAATGCCTGAAGAAGACAGCAGAGTTGATCACTTTGTTCTAGAGTATAGGAAAACCAACTTTGATGGGTTTGCTCGAGTTAAGGATGAACAGCCTTGGGAAGTGATAGACTATATTAAAGACACTGAATATACATTATCAG GTCTGAAATTTgataaaaaatacatgaatgtTAGAGTACAAGCTTGCAAcaaagctgtggcaggggaATACTCAGATCCTGTGACTCTGGAAACCAAAG CATTTCTGTTCAATTTGGACAATACTTCATCTCATCTGAACTTGAAAGTTGAAGATACCTATGTTGAATGGGAACCTACTGGAGGCAAAGgtcaagaaaaagtaaaagggaaagaaaacaaaggcag aaGTGGTGCACCATCTCCAAAGAGGACTTCTATTGGCACAAGTCCCACAGCGAAGGGCAGCAGAGATCGTTTTACTGGTGAATCATACACAGTGTTAG GTGACACTACTATTGAAAGTGGACAGCATTACTGGGAGGTGAGAGCACAGAAGGACTGCAAATCCTACAGTGTAGGAGTGACATACAAAAACCTGGGGAAATTTGATCAGCTTGGAAGGACTAACTCAAGCTGGTGTATCCACATCAACAACTGGCTGCAAAGCaccttttctgcaaaacataataataaaagcaagacCCTAGACATACCTATTCCAGACAGAATAGGAGTGTACTGCAACTTCGATGGAG GTCAGCTCATGTTTTATAATGCAAACTCAAAGGAACTCCTGTATGCCTTCAGAACAAAGTTCACCCAACCATTATTACCAGGTTTCATG ATTTGGTGTGGTGGTCTTTCGGTAAGTACCGGTTTGCAGGTGCCAAGTGCAgtgaaaacacttcagaaaagtgaaaatggaTTGAATTCTTCAACTTGCAGTCTGAACAGTGTTGCCCAGTAA
- the FSD1L gene encoding FSD1-like protein isoform X2: protein MPLKETLQRIVSTLANKNDEIHNFIDMLNQTIRNVQVNSSKVIRELDEEFDALYSVLDEMKGTMANTIQQERAHKIQALHNQLSQCGSALESSEELLELAARTLNIMDPTEFSKAARQIKDRVTMASAFRISLKPSISDSMTHLMVDFSLERHALQALRFLPVPKAPEIDTAACLVADNCITVSWRMPEEDSRVDHFVLEYRKTNFDGFARVKDEQPWEVIDYIKDTEYTLSGLKFDKKYMNVRVQACNKAVAGEYSDPVTLETKAFLFNLDNTSSHLNLKVEDTYVEWEPTGGKGQEKVKGKENKGSGQYPVLKSNKRSGAPSPKRTSIGTSPTAKGSRDRFTGESYTVLGDTTIESGQHYWEVRAQKDCKSYSVGVTYKNLGKFDQLGRTNSSWCIHINNWLQSTFSAKHNNKSKTLDIPIPDRIGVYCNFDGGQLMFYNANSKELLYAFRTKFTQPLLPGFMIWCGGLSVSTGLQVPSAVKTLQKSENGLNSSTCSLNSVAQ, encoded by the exons ATGCCCCTAAAG GAGACTCTGCAAAGGATTGTCTCTACTCTAGCgaacaaaaatgatgaaattcACAACTTCATTGACATGCTGAACCAAACAATAAGAAACGTACAG GTAAACTCTTCTAAAGTGATCCGTGAGTTGGATGAAGAATTTGATGCTCTGTATTCAGTGCTGGATGAGATGAAGGGGACTATGGCCAACACTATTCAGCAAGAAAGGGCTCATAAAATTCAAGCTCTGCAT aatCAGCTTAGCCAGTGTGGCAGTGCCCTCGAGagttctgaagagctgctggaaCTTGCTGCACGGACGCTGAATATAATGGACCCCACGGAATTCTCAAAG GCTGCCAGACAGATCAAAGATAG AGTCACAATGGCTTCAGCATTTCGCATCTCTCTGAAACCAAGCATCAGTGATAGTATGACTCATTTGATGGTGGACTTCTCCCTGGAACGGCATGCACTCCAGGCTCTAAGGTTTTTGCCAG TCCCTAAAGCTCCAGAGATAGATACAGCAGCGTGTCTGGTTGCTGATAACTGCATAACAGTATCATGGAGAATGCCTGAAGAAGACAGCAGAGTTGATCACTTTGTTCTAGAGTATAGGAAAACCAACTTTGATGGGTTTGCTCGAGTTAAGGATGAACAGCCTTGGGAAGTGATAGACTATATTAAAGACACTGAATATACATTATCAG GTCTGAAATTTgataaaaaatacatgaatgtTAGAGTACAAGCTTGCAAcaaagctgtggcaggggaATACTCAGATCCTGTGACTCTGGAAACCAAAG CATTTCTGTTCAATTTGGACAATACTTCATCTCATCTGAACTTGAAAGTTGAAGATACCTATGTTGAATGGGAACCTACTGGAGGCAAAGgtcaagaaaaagtaaaagggaaagaaaacaaaggcag TGGCCAGTATCCTGTCCTCAAGAGCAATAAAAG aaGTGGTGCACCATCTCCAAAGAGGACTTCTATTGGCACAAGTCCCACAGCGAAGGGCAGCAGAGATCGTTTTACTGGTGAATCATACACAGTGTTAG GTGACACTACTATTGAAAGTGGACAGCATTACTGGGAGGTGAGAGCACAGAAGGACTGCAAATCCTACAGTGTAGGAGTGACATACAAAAACCTGGGGAAATTTGATCAGCTTGGAAGGACTAACTCAAGCTGGTGTATCCACATCAACAACTGGCTGCAAAGCaccttttctgcaaaacataataataaaagcaagacCCTAGACATACCTATTCCAGACAGAATAGGAGTGTACTGCAACTTCGATGGAG GTCAGCTCATGTTTTATAATGCAAACTCAAAGGAACTCCTGTATGCCTTCAGAACAAAGTTCACCCAACCATTATTACCAGGTTTCATG ATTTGGTGTGGTGGTCTTTCGGTAAGTACCGGTTTGCAGGTGCCAAGTGCAgtgaaaacacttcagaaaagtgaaaatggaTTGAATTCTTCAACTTGCAGTCTGAACAGTGTTGCCCAGTAA
- the FSD1L gene encoding FSD1-like protein isoform X1: MDEQRETLQRIVSTLANKNDEIHNFIDMLNQTIRNVQVNSSKVIRELDEEFDALYSVLDEMKGTMANTIQQERAHKIQALHNQLSQCGSALESSEELLELAARTLNIMDPTEFSKAARQIKDRVTMASAFRISLKPSISDSMTHLMVDFSLERHALQALRFLPVPKAPEIDTAACLVADNCITVSWRMPEEDSRVDHFVLEYRKTNFDGFARVKDEQPWEVIDYIKDTEYTLSGLKFDKKYMNVRVQACNKAVAGEYSDPVTLETKAFLFNLDNTSSHLNLKVEDTYVEWEPTGGKGQEKVKGKENKGSGQYPVLKSNKRSGAPSPKRTSIGTSPTAKGSRDRFTGESYTVLGDTTIESGQHYWEVRAQKDCKSYSVGVTYKNLGKFDQLGRTNSSWCIHINNWLQSTFSAKHNNKSKTLDIPIPDRIGVYCNFDGGQLMFYNANSKELLYAFRTKFTQPLLPGFMIWCGGLSVSTGLQVPSAVKTLQKSENGLNSSTCSLNSVAQ; encoded by the exons ATGGACGAGCAGAGA GAGACTCTGCAAAGGATTGTCTCTACTCTAGCgaacaaaaatgatgaaattcACAACTTCATTGACATGCTGAACCAAACAATAAGAAACGTACAG GTAAACTCTTCTAAAGTGATCCGTGAGTTGGATGAAGAATTTGATGCTCTGTATTCAGTGCTGGATGAGATGAAGGGGACTATGGCCAACACTATTCAGCAAGAAAGGGCTCATAAAATTCAAGCTCTGCAT aatCAGCTTAGCCAGTGTGGCAGTGCCCTCGAGagttctgaagagctgctggaaCTTGCTGCACGGACGCTGAATATAATGGACCCCACGGAATTCTCAAAG GCTGCCAGACAGATCAAAGATAG AGTCACAATGGCTTCAGCATTTCGCATCTCTCTGAAACCAAGCATCAGTGATAGTATGACTCATTTGATGGTGGACTTCTCCCTGGAACGGCATGCACTCCAGGCTCTAAGGTTTTTGCCAG TCCCTAAAGCTCCAGAGATAGATACAGCAGCGTGTCTGGTTGCTGATAACTGCATAACAGTATCATGGAGAATGCCTGAAGAAGACAGCAGAGTTGATCACTTTGTTCTAGAGTATAGGAAAACCAACTTTGATGGGTTTGCTCGAGTTAAGGATGAACAGCCTTGGGAAGTGATAGACTATATTAAAGACACTGAATATACATTATCAG GTCTGAAATTTgataaaaaatacatgaatgtTAGAGTACAAGCTTGCAAcaaagctgtggcaggggaATACTCAGATCCTGTGACTCTGGAAACCAAAG CATTTCTGTTCAATTTGGACAATACTTCATCTCATCTGAACTTGAAAGTTGAAGATACCTATGTTGAATGGGAACCTACTGGAGGCAAAGgtcaagaaaaagtaaaagggaaagaaaacaaaggcag TGGCCAGTATCCTGTCCTCAAGAGCAATAAAAG aaGTGGTGCACCATCTCCAAAGAGGACTTCTATTGGCACAAGTCCCACAGCGAAGGGCAGCAGAGATCGTTTTACTGGTGAATCATACACAGTGTTAG GTGACACTACTATTGAAAGTGGACAGCATTACTGGGAGGTGAGAGCACAGAAGGACTGCAAATCCTACAGTGTAGGAGTGACATACAAAAACCTGGGGAAATTTGATCAGCTTGGAAGGACTAACTCAAGCTGGTGTATCCACATCAACAACTGGCTGCAAAGCaccttttctgcaaaacataataataaaagcaagacCCTAGACATACCTATTCCAGACAGAATAGGAGTGTACTGCAACTTCGATGGAG GTCAGCTCATGTTTTATAATGCAAACTCAAAGGAACTCCTGTATGCCTTCAGAACAAAGTTCACCCAACCATTATTACCAGGTTTCATG ATTTGGTGTGGTGGTCTTTCGGTAAGTACCGGTTTGCAGGTGCCAAGTGCAgtgaaaacacttcagaaaagtgaaaatggaTTGAATTCTTCAACTTGCAGTCTGAACAGTGTTGCCCAGTAA